The genomic DNA CTTGCATTTGTTGTGGTACATCATACGGAAGGATAATACCTAATGAAAGAAGGAAATGCAGACCGTCCACGAATTCTTCCAAAATAACACTTTTTTCTGAAGGTGCTTTAGAGCTCCAGAACTTGAAGCATCGCGTTTCATTTGCGAGTTCACCGAGCTCTACTTGAAGGGCTAAGATTTTTTTATCAACAAGGTCCTCGTTTTCCAGACCTCGATCTCTTTCAATTCTTCGATCAAGTTCATTTTGCATATCAAATAAGGATTGCAACTTCAAATTCATGCTGATTCCCCTTTCTTATCTTGCTGTTAAGAGTATATCAATGATTGCTTGTCGTTTTAAAACAAAAAGAAAAAGACGGAAGTCATTTCCGTCTTTATTACCGAGCTTCGGCAAAAAACTCCTGCCATTTGTATACCCATTCTTTCCGTCTGAACATGTAGAATAATACTGCGAGAATGAAAAGGAGTGATAACATCCACTGGAGTGTCAGTTGGTTGAGCCAGCTTCCCAGTGAGGTATACACAATCGCAAGTGGGACATTGGTGAAGACTGAAGCTTTCGTATATTCTTTAAAATTGCGGGTGATTTCAATCAAGCATAGTGATATGAGATGAAAATGGAGAAAAGGCACAAGTCGTAAAATCGTGATTTGCCCGAATGATAAAGTGGAGCGTTTACCGAACCACTTTTCCTTCAACTTCATAAACCTGCTGTACGATTTGGGCAACGACTTCACTAATGCATAGAAATACAGGCTGACAAGTGTGATGCCAATCAACGAGTAGATCGTACCGAAAATAACACCAAACGCAACCCCACCTAAAATACATATGAAGCCTACTGGTATGAACAGAAATTGCCGGAGTATGTGCAGGAATATAAATAGGATCGGGGCTAATGCACCGCTTGCGCCAAGCCAGTGGATGAATTGCATCGCAT from Pseudalkalibacillus sp. SCS-8 includes the following:
- a CDS encoding dUTP diphosphatase, which produces MNLKLQSLFDMQNELDRRIERDRGLENEDLVDKKILALQVELGELANETRCFKFWSSKAPSEKSVILEEFVDGLHFLLSLGIILPYDVPQQMQVPELVEENLVNAFLKVYEDLTILKNNRDDVNNYVTLMEDYLMIGRLLGFTSEEINEAYLSKNQVNHTRQDQGY
- a CDS encoding TVP38/TMEM64 family protein is translated as MEQHAMQFIHWLGASGALAPILFIFLHILRQFLFIPVGFICILGGVAFGVIFGTIYSLIGITLVSLYFYALVKSLPKSYSRFMKLKEKWFGKRSTLSFGQITILRLVPFLHFHLISLCLIEITRNFKEYTKASVFTNVPLAIVYTSLGSWLNQLTLQWMLSLLFILAVLFYMFRRKEWVYKWQEFFAEAR